One genomic window of Coffea eugenioides isolate CCC68of chromosome 1, Ceug_1.0, whole genome shotgun sequence includes the following:
- the LOC113779111 gene encoding glutamate dehydrogenase A, with amino-acid sequence MNALAATNRNFRQAARILGLDSKIEKSLLIPFREIKVECTIPKDDGGLVSFVGFRVQHDNSRGPMKGGIRYHPEVDPDEVNALAQLMTWKTAVADIPYGGAKGGIGCTPKELSTSELERLTRVFTQKIHDLIGINTDVPAPDMGTNAQTMAWILDEYSKFHGHSPAIVTGKPIDLGGSLGREAATGRGVVFATEALLAEYGKSIKDMTFAIQGFGNVGSWAAKLIHEKGGKVVAVSDITGGLKNPNGIDIPGLLTHKDTTGKLANFSGGDALDPNDLLVHECDVLIPCALGGVLNRENADHVKAKFVIEAANHPTDPEADEILSKKGVIILPDIYANAGGVTVSYFEWVQNIQGFMWDEDKVNNELKKYMTRSFHNIKNMCQTHNCNLRMGAFTLGVNRVARATLLRGWEA; translated from the exons ATGAATGCACTTGCAGCCACCAATCGTAACTTTCGCCAAGCGGCCCGTATTCTTGGCCTTGATTCAAAGATTGAGAAAAGTCTTTTGATTCCATTCAGGGAAATCAAG GTTGAGTGTACCATTCCAAAAGATGATGGAGGTCTGGTGTCTTTTGTTGGATTCAGAGTGCAACATGATAATTCTCGTGGACCCATGAAGGGAGGCATCAGATACCATCCTGAG GTGGATCCTGATGAAGTCAATGCTCTTGCTCAATTAATGACTTGGAAGACTGCTGTAGCTGACATTCCATATGGCGGAGCTAAAGGTGGGATTGGGTGCACTCCTAAGGAATTAAGTACGAGTGAGTTGGAGCGCCTTACACGGGTCTTCACACAGAAGATTCACGATCTTATTGGAATTAATACTGATGTTCCTGCACCAGACATGGGCACTAATGCCCAG ACAATGGCATGGATTTTGGATGAGTATTCGAAGTTTCACGGTCATTCACCTGCTATTGTAACAGGAAAGCCCATC GATCTTGGTGGATCTTTAGGTAGGGAGGCTGCAACTGGGCGTGGTGTTGTGTTTGCCACTGAAGCATTACTTGCTGAATATGGGAAGTCAATTAAAGACATGACATTTGCCATTCAA GGGTTTGGCAATGTTGGATCTTGGGCTGCAAAGCTTATTCATGAGAAAGGTGGGAAAGTTGTTGCAGTGAGCGATATAACAGGAGGACTTAAGAACCCCAACGGGATTGATATTCCAGGACTGCTAACTCATAAAGATACAACTGGAAAGCTAGCTAATTTCAGCGGTGGAGATGCCTTGGATCCAAATGATTTGCTTGTACATGAATGTGATGTTTTGATCCCATGTGCTCTTGGTGGAGTTCTGAACAG GGAAAATGCAGACCATGTCAAGGCTAAATTTGTTATAGAAGCTGCCAACCATCCTACTGATCCAGAAGCTGATGAG ATTTTGTCCAAGAAAGGGGTCATCATTCTTCCTGATATATATGCTAATGCTGGAGGTGTAACTGTCAGTTATTTTGAGTGGGTTCAG AATATACAAGGTTTCATGTGGGATGAAGATAAAGTAAACAATGAGCTTAAGAAATACATGACAAGATCCTTTCACAACATCAAGAACATGTGCCAGACACACAATTGCAACCTCCGCATGGGTGCATTCACACTAGGAGTGAATCGTGTCGCCCGTGCTACCCTGTTAAGGGGTTGGGAAGCATAA
- the LOC113781264 gene encoding polyadenylate-binding protein 1: MEPDYFRDEQDEKDFEAEIPLDEEEEEEAQRTTVSENLSTEEELENVKKKLKEIEEETGNLRQKSALIEKEIGGAAEGHENSTGASDDGQSEKEEVDSRSIYVGNVDYECTPEEVQQHFLSCGTVNRVTILTDQFGQPKGFAYVEFVETEAVQNALMLNESELHGRPIKVMRKRTNIPGMKQHRGRPSFRRGFTPGPLSHQSYSYGRVPRYRRPTRYSPY; this comes from the exons ATGGAACCTGACTACTTCCGGGATGAGCAAGACGAGAAAGACTTTGAAGCTGAAATCCCCCTCGatgaggaagaggaagaggaagcaCAGAGGACTACTGTTTCTGAAAATCTAAGCACAGAAGag GAGCTGGAGAACGTGAAGAAGAAGCTTAAGGAGATTGAAGAAGAGACTGGCAACCTCCGCCAAAAGAGTGCCCTAATTGAGAAGGAAATTGGGGGTGCTGCTGAAG GTCATGAAAATTCAACTGGTGCTTCTGATGATGGTCAGTCTGAAAAAGAGGAGGTGGATTCCCGTTCAATCTATGTTGGAAAT GTGGACTATGAATGTACTCCTGAGGAAGTCCAGCAACATTTCCTGTCCTGTGGTACAGTGAATCGTGTGACAATACTGACAGATCAATTTGGTCAACCCAAAGGATTTGCTTATGTGGAGTTTGTCGAAACTGAAGCTGTTCAAAATGCTCTCATGCTAAATGAATCAGAGTTGCATGGTCGTCCAATTAAG GTAATGCGTAAGCGGACTAATATCCCTGGAATGAAACAGCACAGAGGAAGGCCGTCATTCAGGAGGGGTTTCACGCCAGGCCCACTTTCCCACCAGTCATATAGTTATGG GAGGGTTCCGAGGTATAGGCGTCCAACGCGCTATAGTCCATACTGA
- the LOC113783173 gene encoding pectinesterase 1-like, protein MGNMALNKAILFSTLLFIPLVLSDDTVPAPGDKAQLNSWFEQNVQPLASRKDTLDPALVTAEANPRIIKLKSDGSGEFKTIADAINSIPNDNTNRIIISLGPGNYTEKIKIERNKPFISIIGDPNNLPTLVFDGTAAKYGTVESATLIVESDYFNAANLILANSAPRPNGDVKGAQALAVRIGGDKASFYNCKFLGFQDTLCDDKGKHLFKDCYIEGTVDFIFGNGKSIYLNVEMHVIPGDQQAWITAQARHTDAEDTGYSFVHCKVTGTGRTAYLGRTWMPYGKVVFAYTDMSDAVIPAGWSNNFHPETEKTVLFGEFSSTGPGSDTNNSRAAFTKKLTEAEVKPFLTLGFIEASKWLLPPTQVPA, encoded by the exons ATGGGTAACATGGCCCTGAACAAAGCAATCCTTTTTTCAACCCTTCTCTTCATTCCTCTTGTTCTTTCAGATGATACTGTACCTGCCCCCGGTGATAAGGCTCAATTGAATAGCTGGTTTGAGCAAAATGTGCAGCCTTTGGCATCCCGGAAAGACACTTTGGACCCGGCACTAGTCACTGCAGAAGCCAATCCCAGAATCATCAAGCTCAAGAGCGACGGAAGCGGTGAGTTCAAGACTATAGCCGATGCCATCAATAGCATCCCAAATGACAATACCAACCGCATCATCATTTCACTTGGCCCCGGAAACTATACAGAGAAAATCAAGATTGAACGTAACAAGCCATTCATCTCAATAATTGGAGATCCAAACAATTTGCCTACTCTAGTGTTTGATGGTACAGCGGCCAAGTATGGAACCGTGGAAAGTGCCACCTTGATTGTTGAATCTGATTACTTCAACGCCGCTAACCTCATTCTTGCG AACTCAGCACCAAGGCCAAACGGCGACGTGAAGGGTGCCCAGGCATTGGCTGTGAGAATTGGAGGGGATAAGGCTTCCTTTTACAACTGCAAATTCCTTGGTTTTCAAGACACCCTTTGCGATGACAAAGGAAAGCACTTGTTCAAGGATTGCTACATCGAAGGCACCGTAGATTTCATTTTTGGCAACGGAAAATCCATCTACTTG AATGTTGAGATGCATGTTATCCCAGGCGACCAACAGGCATGGATCACCGCACAGGCGAGGCACACCGATGCTGAAGACACAGGATACTCATTTGTCCACTGCAAAGTCACTGGCACAGGTCGCACTGCTTACTTGGGCAGAACTTGGATGCCTTATGGCAAGGTCGTGTTTGCCTACACGGATATGAGCGACGCGGTAATCCCAGCAGGCTGGTCTAATAACTTCCATCCGGAGACTGAGAA GACGGTATTGTTCGGAGAATTCAGTTCCACCGGACCAGGTTCAGACACAAACAATAGCCGGGCTGCATTCACCAAGAAGCTTACTGAAGCAGAAGTTAAACCCTTTCTGACTCTTGGATTCATCGAGGCTTCTAAGTGGCTGCTTCCTCCCACCCAAGTTCCAGCTTAA
- the LOC113778936 gene encoding microfibrillar-associated protein 1-like, producing the protein MSVTAGVRDTVIAIRDKLRGKIGQTKVKRYWPGKAPEWADDNDEDGDIRMSRADALEKAFPKHEDSLDAVRKDDPRLRRLAESRIDNREEIRADHRRIRQAEIVSTIEEEENRRQDWMDVEEEDEDALEERRRRIREKLLLRQQEEAALLPEEEEEEAEEEEEEEESEYETDSEEEQPGIAMVKPVFVPKSERDTIAERERLEEEERALEELVKRRREERKVETKQIVVEKIREDEEIQKNMELEANVADVDTDDEMNEAEEYEAWKAREIARIKRDRDDREAVLKEREEIEKVRNMTEEERREWERKNPKPAKPGKPKWRFMQKYYHKGAFFQSNADDRAGTAGSDGIFTRDFSAPTGEDKMDKTILPKVMQVKHFGRSGRTKWTHLVNEDTTDWNNPWTFNDAMRIKYDAKMAGMNAPIAKPKGSKKLKDWESK; encoded by the exons ATGTCAGTAACAGCAGGGGTTAGGGACACAGTAATTGCAATTAGGGATAAACTTAGAGGTAAAATTGGGCAAACCAAAGTTAAAAGGTACTGGCCTGGAAAAGCGCCTGAGTGGGCTGATGATAATGATGAGGATGGAGACATTAGGATGTCAAGGGCAGATGCCCTTGAAAAAGCTTTCCCTAAGCATGAAGACTCATTGGATGCTGTTAGAAAAGATGACCCTAGGTTGCGGCGTTTGGCTGAGAGTAGGATTGATAATCGTGAGGAGATTAGGGCTGATCATAGACGTATCCGTCAAGCTGAGATTGTTTCGACGATTGAGGAGGAGGAGAATAGGAGACAAGATTGGATGGAcgtagaagaagaagatgaagatgcattagaggagaggaggaggagaattAGGGAAAAGTTACTGCTGAGGCAGCAAGAAGAAGCTGCACTCCTTCCagaggaagaggaggaggaagcagaggaggaagaagaggaggaggagtcTGAGTACGAGACAGACTCTGAAGAAGAACAACCAGGTATTGCAATGGTGAAGCCAGTGTTTGTTCCTAAGTCGGAAAGAGATACTATTGCTGAGCGTGAGAGGCTTGAGGAGGAAGAGAGGGCCCTTGAGGAGTTGGTAAAGAGGAGGAGGGAAGAGAGGAAAGTTGAAACAAAGCAAATTGTAGTTGAGAAGATTCGGGAGGACGAAGAGATTCAGAAGAACATGGAATTGGAGGCTAATGTTGCTGATGTGGATACGGATGATGAAATGAATGAGGCAGAGGAATACGAGGCCTGGAAGGCTAGAGAGATTGCGAGGATCAAGAGAGATAGAGATGACAGGGAGGCAGTATTGAAGGAGAGGGAGGAGATTGAGAAGGTGAGAAACATGACAGAAGAGGAGAGGAGGGAGTGGGAGAGGAAAAATCCAAAACCTGCTAAACCAGGAAAGCCTAAATGGAGATTCATGCAGAAATACTACCACAAGGGTGCTTTCTTCCAGTCAAATGCTGATGATCGTGCTGGAACTGCTGGCTCGGACGGTATCTTCACTCGTGATTTCTCTGCTCCAACTGGAGAGGATAAGATGGATAAGACTATCCTACCTAAAGTTATGCAAGTCAAGCACTTTGGTCGGAGTGGAAGGACTAAATGGACACATCTTGTCAATGAGGATACAACTGATTGGAACAATCC GTGGACTTTCAATGATGCCATGCGGATCAAGTACGATGCAAAGATGGCTGGAATGAATGCACCTATAGCAAAACCTAAAGGAAGTAAGAAGCTAAAGGATTGGGAGTCTAAGTGA
- the LOC113767460 gene encoding mediator of RNA polymerase II transcription subunit 31, whose amino-acid sequence MASNNDANDSEKPPSSPKKNVYKDPDDGRQRFLLELEFVQCLANPTYIHYLAQNRYFEDEAFIGYLKYLQYWQLPEYIKFIMYPHCLFFLELLQNPNFRNAMAHPANKELAHRQQFYFWKNYRNNRLKHILPRPLPEPSAAPSIPTPVPPPPGPPTTLSAPSPGPVPSPAASALSPMQYAIPSGSAFPKNDPRNSGVDRRKRKKDG is encoded by the exons ATGGCTTCCAATAATGATGCCAACGACTCTGAAAAGCCACCTTCCTC GCCGAAGAAGAATGTATATAAAGATCCAGATGATGGTCGGCAACGCTTCTTACTTGAATTGGAATTCGTTCAATGCCTCGCTAATCCCACTTACATCCACT ATTTAGCGCAGAATCGATattttgaagatgaagcattTATTGGGTATTTGAAGTATCTCCAGTATTGGCAACTCCCGGAGTACATTAAGTTTATCAT GTATCCACATTGCCTTTTCTTTCTCGAGCTTCTCCAAAATCCCAACTTTCGGAATGCAATGGCCCATCCTGCCAACAAG GAATTGGCACATAGGCAGCAGTTCTATTTTTGGAAGAACTATCGAAACAACCGATTGAAGCATATCCTTCCAAGGCCTCTTCCTGAACCTAGTGCTGCTCCATCTATTCCCACTCCAGTTCCACCTCCACCTGGACCACCTACAACTTTATCTGCTCCTTCTCCTGGTCCTGTACCTTCTCCAGCAGCTTCAGCACTCTCTCCAATGCAATATGCCATTCCCTCTGGATCTGCTTTTCCGAAGAATGATCCCAGAAACAGTGGGGTTGATCGAAGAAAGAGAAA GAAAGATGGATGA